The nucleotide window CACTTGTGAAGGGGTTCACGAAGGGAGAGAAGGAGAGGGAAGTCGAAGACCTGAAAAAGGTCTTGGAAGGGCTGAAGATAGAGGGGGTAGTGGCCGGGGCCCTGGCAAGTAGGTACCAGAGGGAGAGGATAGAGAGGATAGCTAAGGAGTTGGGCCTCAAGGTTTACGCCCCCGCGTGGGGGAGGAACCCTTACGAATACATGAGGGAGATAATCGAGCTCGGTTTCAGGGTCATCTTCGTTGGAGTCTCGGCCTACGGGTTGGACGAATCTTGGCTTGGCAGAGGGCTGGATTACAAAGCCCTGGAAGAGCTCAAAAAGCTAAATGAGATGTACGGGATTCACATAGCTGGAGAGGGTGGCGAATTCGAGACCTTCGTCTTGGATGCGCCATTCTTCAGGAGAAGGATAGTGATAGATGAAGCGGAGAAACTCTGGGATGGGCTCTCGGGAAAGCTTATAATCAAGAGGGCCCACCTTGAGGAGAAATGAGGGGAATCATAAAGGGAGTATCCAACGATGGACTTGGAGTTCTTGGTGAAGTCCTCGTTCCCTTTGCTTATCCTGGGGACGTAGTCGAGGTAATTAGTACTAGGGAAAGGTTTGGAAGGACTATTGCAAGGGATTTTAAGCTTGTAAAAAGCTCTCCAATAAGAGTTCCCGGGAAGTGTAGATACTTTGGAAGATGTGGAGGGTGCCTTTGGCAGGGATTAAAGTACAGGGAACAGTTAAAACTCAAGGAAGAAATCTTTAAGAGGGTAACCGGCGTTGAGGCTGAGATCAAGGGATCCCCCAGGATATGGTTCTTCAGGAACATCAGTAATTTCATAGTGACCGTTAATGGAATAGGGTTCAAGGAGTTTGGAATGCCCAGAACCGTGGTTAGCGTTGATGAATGCCCCGTCTTTTCCGAGAGGACTAAACTATACATAAGGGCTATGAAGAGGTTCCTCAGGGAAACGGGGTTAAATCCGTGGAACTGGAAAAATGGAGATGTTCACTACCTCCAAGTAAGGGAAGGGAAATTCACCGGTGAGGTGATGATTAACGTCATAGCCCACATCCCTCCAAGTGGAAGGGAAGAGCTCACGGAAGCCTTTGGCTTTGCAGACTCAGTATACTGGAGCCTGAAGAGGGACAAGAGAGATGACCCGAAAGGGATTCCCACTCTGATCAAAGGAAATGAGTTCATAAGGGAGAGTATTGAAGGTTTGGTGTATCTTATCCACCCCTCGACTTTCTTTCAAACGAACAGCTACGCCCTTCCCATACTTTTGAAAGCTGTTGAAAGTTTCGCCGAGGGTTCAAAGGTTCTCGACTTGTACTCCGGCGTAGGAACGTTCTCCCTTTACTTGGCTAAGAAGGGGTTCGAGGTTACAGGTGTAGAGGTGAACGAAGAATCGGTAAGGGTCGCCAAGAAGAGCGCTGAGGTAAATTCCCTGGATGTGAGTTTCATCCCAGGAAGAGCCGAGGATGCTAAGTTAAAAGGGTACGAAACTTTGATAGTTGACCCGCCCAGGAAAGGGCTGAAAGACTTTTCCAAGAGGATCGCGAAGGAAGGGCCAGAAAACCTTATCTACGTCTCGTGCAATCCCTCAAAGTTCGTCCTAGATTACAGGAACTATCTTTCAAAGGCCTACAAGATCGAGGACGCCGTGCTTATAGATATGTTCCCACACACCCCGCACGTTGAGGCCGTCGTTAAGCTCAGGAGAAGGTGATGGTATGGAAAAGCTGATCATCTTGATACTGATAAGCCTGGGATGGATATTCAACTACTCCCACAGGATGGCCGTTCCTTCGTTAGCCCCAATAATAATGAAAGATCTAGGAATAAACAACGCCGAAATAGGATTGCTGATGACTTCCCTTTTACTCCCCTACTCCCTGATTCAGGTTCCAGCTGGATACATAGGGGACAAAATAGGAAGGAAGAAGCTGCTAACGATAAGCATCTTAGGTTACTCACTTTCTTCAGCTTTAATAGTCCTAACGAGGGATTACTGGGACTTAGTTACCGTTAGGGCCCTCTATGGATTCTTCGCTGGGCTATATTATGCACCAGCTACGGCCTTAATTAGCGAGCTCTTCAGGGAAAGAAAGGGCTCGGCCCTAGGGTTCTTCATGGTGGGTCCTGCGATAGGTTCGGGCATAACTCCCCTCATTGTCGTTCCAGTTGCTTTAACCCTAAGCTGGAGGTACGCTTTCCTAGTTCTATCGATAATGAGCTCGATTGTGGGGATATTATTAATGGTTGCCATTAAGGGAGAGCCAATTAAAGTTGAAGGTGTTAAATTTAAAATTCCAAGGGGAGTTTTCCTGTTAAGCTTGGCAAACTTCCTGGGGTTGGGAGCCTTCTTCGCAATGCTAACGTTTCTGGTTTCTTACCTAGTCTCACGTGGAGTGGGAATGGAGAAGGCCTCACTAATGTTCTCTATGCTTTCCCTCGTTGGAATCCTAGGCTCGATAATAGCGGGCTTCCTCTACGATCACCTAGGTAAGGTCAGCGTTCTGTTAGCTTACGCCTTGAACTCCCTGCTAACCTTCTTGGTTATAGTGATCCCCTCCCCACTCTTCCTGATTCCCCTTGGGTTAGTCCTATATTCAGTTGGCGGAATAATGACCGCTTACACCTCCGAGAAGGCCAGCAGGGAAAACTTGGGAGTTGTCATGGGCTTCGTGAACATGGTTGGCTTCTTTGGGGCTACTATAGGGCCTTACATTGTGGGCTTCCTCATAGACAGGCTCGGCTATTCTCTAGCTTTGCTTTCAGTCCCCCTAGCTTACCTAGTCTCCGCGGTAATTATAGGGCTCGACCTAAGGAAAACTTCATATAAGGGTTAGCTTAACGTTTAGATGGTGATCTCCATGGAAGACCCCTACATATGGATGGAGAACCTTCAAGACGAGAGGGTTCTAAAAATAGTTGAGGAGGAAAACAGAAGGTTCAGGGAGCTTGTCGGGGAGCTAAGCGATAAGCTATTTCCAGAGGTCTGGGAGTACTTTTCCCAGCCCTCTATAGGGATGGCGAGGATAACCAAAAGGGGAATTATAGTTTCTTACAGCGAGAAGGACAGGGTAACGGTAAGGTGGCTCGGAGGAGAAGTTATAGTTGACTCGAAGGAGCTTGAGAAGGAGCTGAACGACGAGGTTTTACTTCAAGGATTCACGACGGATGAAGATGGGAAGAGATTAGCTTACAGTTTCTCAATAGGAGGTTCCGATGAGGGGATAACCAGGATAATTGACCTGGAAACTGGAGAGTTGCTGGAGGAGATAAAGCCTTCCGTCTGGAACATAGTCTTCCTAGATAAAGGTTACTACTTCGCTAGATTCTACAGGAAGGAGAAGACTCCAGATGGAGTAAATCCACCGGCCGAGAGGATATTCTGGAAGGACGAGGAAGGAGAGAGGATGGTCTTTGGAGAGGGGCTAACATCAGGGTACTTCATGAGCCTGAGAAAGAGCACCGATGGAAAGTTTGCCATGCTAACCCTGACCTACGGTTGGAACAAGGCCGAGATTTACCTGGGCCCGATAGATAAACCTGAGGAGTGGAAGAAGGTTTACTCGGCGGACGTTCCGGCTGAGCCTATAGATGTGATTGATGGTAAGTTGTACATCCTAACAAAGGAAGGAAAAGGCCTGGGAAAGGTGATAGCAGTTAAAGATAGTGAAGTTGAGGAGATAATCCCCGAAGGAGAATTCCCGCTCGAGTGGGCCGTGATAGTTAAGGACAAGATTCTCGCCGGAAGGCTAGTTCACGCGAGTCATAAGTTGGAGGTCTATAACTTAAAGGGAGAAAAAATCAGCGAGGTTGAATTTGACTTCCCAGGGAGCCTATATCCGCTGGACAAAGACGACGAGAGAGCTCTACTTAGGTACACGAGCTTCACCGTCCCCTACAGGATATACGAGTTCAAGGATGAGCTAAAGATAGTTGAGGAGAGGAAAGTCGAGGGGAACTTTAAAGTCGAGGAAGACTTCGCGATAAGCAAGGATGGAACGAGGGTTCACTACTTCATAGTTAAAGGAGAGAAGGATGAGAAGAAGGCCTGGGTGTTCGGCTACGGTGGCTTCAACATCTCTCTAACGCCAAGGTTCTTCCCCCAGGTTATACCGTTCCTCAAGAGGGGAGGGATCTTCGTCATGGCTAACCTGAGGGGTGGGAGTGAATACGGCGAGGAATGGCACAGAGCTGGAATGAGGGAGAACAAGCAGAACGTCTTCGATGATTTCATAGCTGTGCTTGAAAAGCTCAAGAAAGAGGGTTATAAAGTTGCGGCCTGGGGAAGGAGCAACGGAGGTTTACTAGTTTCAGCAACTCTAGTCCAGAGGCCAGATGTTATGGATGTTGCCTTGATAGGTTACCCCGTAATAGACATGCTCCGCTTCCACAAGCTCTACATAGGCAGCGTCTGGATACCTGAGTACGGAAATCCAGATGATCCAAAGGATAGAGAATTCCTACTGAAGTACTCTCCATACCACAACGTCAGGCCCCAGGAGTATCCGCCAACCTTGATTTACACAGGTTTGCACGATGACAGGGTTCATCCAGCCCACGCGCTCAAGTTCTTCATGAAGCTCAAGGAAGTCAACGCTCCAGTTTATCTAAGGGTTGAGACAAAAAGTGGACACATGGGAGCTTCACCAGAAACAAGAGCTAGAGAATTAACTGACTTGCTAGCCTTCGTTCTCCTGCACCTTTAGTTTTCTCTTTTTAAACTCTCCCAAGAGTTCTTTTACCGCCTTAACAAGCTCTTCCAACGTTGCATCCTGGTGACTTATCCCTATCGTTATCTTCATGTCAGTTGTCGCGAAAGAAACGTAAATCGTGTTCCCCTTACTTTGAGCAAAGAAATGCTCAACCGTTTCCTCCCCACCCTCAACCTCTTCCTCGGCACCCGCCGGAATCTCGGGATCTCCCTCGAATATCATGGGCCTCGGCTCCATGGTTGGGGAATCATTAAGGGGATTTTTAAACATATCTTCCTGGGTTAAAGTTTAAAAGCACTCCCCTTTATGCCTAAAGCGAGGTGGAGAGAATGAAGCCAATGTACAGATCAAGGTCATGGAGGAGGAAGTACGTCAGGACTCCTGGGGGAAGGGTTGTAATTCACTTTGAGAGGAGGAAGCCTAAGATAGCCCACTGTGCGATCTGCGGCAGGCCATTGAACGGAATTCCAAGGGGAAGGCCCGTTGAAATGAGGAAGCTACCTAAGACAAAGAAGAGGCCTGAGAGGCCTTACCCACACCTATGCCCTAAGTGCATGCGCAGGGTAATGAAGGAACAGGTAAGGGCCCAGATCATGAAGGGGTGACCCATGCCAAAGGGTTGCCTCGTGATAACGGTCAGCGGTTTAGCCGGTTCAGGGACAACCACGCTTTGCCGCAACTTAGCTAAACACTACGGCTTCAAGCACGTCTACGCTGGTTTAATCTTTAGGCAAATGGCCAAGGAAAGGGGAATGAGCTTAGAAGAGTTTCAAAAATATGCAGAGCTTCACCCGGAGATAGACAGGGAAGTCGACAGGAGACAAGTAGAGGCGGCGAAGGAGTGTAACGTGGTCATAGAGGGTCGTTTAGCCGGATGGATGGTTAAGAATGCAGACCTAAAGATATGGCTCGATGCCCCGATAAGGGTTAGAGCTGAGAGGGTTGCCAAGAGGGAAGGCATAAGCGTAGAAGAAGCTTTCATGAAGATAGCCGAGAGGGAGATGCAGAACAGGAAGAGGTACCTAAACCTTTACGGAATAGATATTAACGACCTCTCCATTTACGATTTGATAATAGACACATCCAAGTGGTCCCCCGAGGGTGTGTTTGCGATAGTTAAAGCCGCGATAGATCACCTCTACGAAAAGGTTTAAAAGGTAAAGTTTGCGAATCCAATCGACCACCCGGCCCCGTCGGCGACGCGGGGCGAAAAAGTTTGGGAGGTGGGATGAATGCCTGCGATAGATGTTGGAAGGATCGCCGTTATTATAGCTGGAAGAAGGGCAGGACAGAAGTGCGTCATAGTTGACATAATAGACAAGAACTTCGTTCTGGTTACTGGGGCTGGACTAAACAAGGTTAAGAGGAGGAGGATGAACATAAAGCACCTCGAGCCTTTGCCGGAGAAGATAGACATTCCAAGGGGAGCTAGCGACGAGGAAGTTAAGGCAGCACTTGAAAAGGCCGGCATTTCCCTCTAACCCCAATTTTTATATATCTAATTCTGCATAATATTCTGGGTTTCGTTATGATCGGTGAGATCTACTACTCCAGGAAGTTCCTTCTCCACAAGCCCGATAACTATCACCCTGAGAATCCTGGGAGGTTATGGCTCGTTCTCACGGCCATCAGAGAGCTGGGACTGGAGAACCATGTCCTCGAGCCCTCCCCAATAGGGGAGGAGTTAATCTACAGGATACACGAAAGGGAGTACGTGGAGAAGATAAGAGAGCTGTCTCGAAGGGGTGGAGGTTACCTAGATGCCGACACCTACGTTAGCCCAAGGACATGGGAGGCCGCAATCTTAGCCCTGGGAGCTTCTAGGCTAGCAACGCTCTCGGCCTTAAGATACGGAGGAATGAACTTGGCATTGGTTAGGCCTCCTGGGCACCACGCTGGAAGGAGGGGAAAAGCTCTAGGCGCGCCCACTCTGGGTTTCTGCATATTCAACAATTCCGCGATGGCCGCTTTGACGAGTAAAGAGGAAACTGGAAAAGCTCTGGTTATAGATTTCGACGCCCACCACGGCAACGGAACCCAGGAGATATTTTGGGACGATGCGGATGTAGTGCACATAGATTTACACGAGAGGGACATCTACCCTGGAAGTGGTGACGTGGGTGAGATAGGTGGGATCAACGCCAAGGGTAGCAAAATAAACCTCCCAATGCCACACTATTCCGAGGACGGTGACTACATATACGCCTGGGAGGAAGTTGTTATTCCGATAGTTGAGGAGGTTAAGCCGAAGGTTGTAATTGTTTCAGCTGGCTTCGATGGGTTCAAGGGGGATGGATTAACGACCTTAAAGCTAACGGAGGTTTTCTACTCTTACGCTGGGGCAACTTTGAGGAAATATCCCTTAGCCGTTATACTCGAGGGTGGATACAGCTCTGGACTTAAGAAGGGGTTTCCGGCGTTTATAAGGGGTTACGAGGAAGATAAGGTTAGGGATCACGCACAGCCGAGCTACGAAACCTTAAAGCTAGTGGAAGAAGTCAAAGACATTTTGAGTCCGTGGTGGTCACTTTAAATTTTTATGTTCTTAGGGGAATTTAGTATTATGAGGTACCTAGTTCCACTGTTGGTATTCATGGTTCTCGGCATGGGATGCCTTGGGGGAGGTGGAGAGGAGATGGTTAAGGTTAGCTCCGTCTTCGGCAACGACGAGTTCATTCCCGCAAAGTACACGTGCGAAGGAATTGATGTGAATCCTCCCCTGAGGATAGAGGGGATAAGCGAGAACGCTAAGAGCTTAGTAATAATAGTCGACGACCCAGATGCACCCTTAGGGACTTTCACTCACTGGATAGCCTGGAACATTCCTCCAGTTGAGGAGATTCCCGAGGGGATTCCCAAGCAAGGGGAGGTGGAGAAGCCTATTCACATGATTCAAGGCAGGAACGACTTTGGGAGGATAGGATATAATGGGCCTTGCCCACCGAGGGGTCACGGGGTTCACCACTATCACTTCAAGGTCTACGTTCTGGATACAACTTTAAACCTAAGGCCGGGAGCAACTAGGGAAGAGCTAGAGAAGGCCATGGAAGGTCATATTATCCAGTTCGGAGAGCTTGTTGGTTTGTACGAGAGGAAGTGACTTTCCTTTTTATTAATTTTTCAGAAAAGTTCTGGTGGGCCCGCGGGGCTTCGAACCCCGGACCTCCCGCTTATCAGGCGGGCGCTCTAACCAGGCTGAGCCACGGGCCCATTTGGTGCCCCGGCCGGGATTTGAACCCGGGTCGCGGGATCGAGAGTCCCGCATGATTGACCGGGCTACACCACCGGGGCGCGCCGATTGTGATAACCAAAAATTGATTTATAAACCTTTCGATTGTCGAGGTGTTTTGATAGGAGAGATAGCAAGCTTTTAGCGATAGAATGTTCCGAGTTTATCCTCCTTTACGTCTATCCTCTGAAATCCTCCTCTTGAGGTGTGAAGATAGCAAAAACAACCAACCAGTTTTTGAACAATCAACCGGGATGTGATAGTGTCTTGGCTTAAAAACAGCTCTCCTAACGGAATATAATAATAGCTTTCCCAGGTTGAAACAAATTCCTGGTCTCAATTTGGAGAAGATGGTAGATGTTCAAAACTGATTTTCTCTTTCCCTAATGCGTTTCCTAACCTTAATCCACCCTCTCTCAATTCGTTTAAAATGCCGCTTTGCATTCTCGAAAAGTTCTTTAACTTCCCCCCAGGAAGTTACTATCAGAGTACAGTATGATACCATCCTCTAAGGCGTCGAGAATAAGAGGGTGACCCTTAAATATCATCTTCTTCAATTCCTCGCTCGTGTATCCTTTAATATCGAGAGGGGCAGTAGTATTATCCAGCTCGTAAAGTAACTTTAGTCTCTCATTGAAATTCTTAGAGAGCTTAATCTGAGATAACTAGAATGTCAACATCACTCCCAAGCCCAAACGTTCCCCTGGCAATTGATCTTTTTTGATTGTTTTTATGTACTGCCTAATCTCCTCTTCGTATGGAAGCATTTGCGACACCTATCACAAAGTTTATTATCGCTTCAGTAGCTTTAATGGCCTCTTCAGCGTCCTCAGCATCGTAAAACTCATAGGGCTGTTTCGTAGGTGGTAACAAATGGAACGTTTGGGTCTTTTTTGTTTTGCGTAATTTTTAAATACTTTTACAGTATATTTGTGTTGGCTTGGCAGTCTCCGATATGTGGGGTTTGTAAGCCCGAATGGGGACTGCCTACTGCCTGAAGATGTGGGGAGTTTCCGTTCCCCCCGAAAGCCAGCCGATGAAGACGAGAGGCTGGAAGGTCATCCACTACGAGAGTTCCATCCCTGCCACTCGTAGTGGATGACCAGAACGGGCTCCTTCTATATACGCATCTGGATACCTGGTAGGTATGTAGTGCTTGTCTAGGGTTTTAGCGTATCTAAAAATTTCGTTTGGATAGAGTTCCAATCGCCTTTCACAGGGGCTAACGTTTCTAAGCAATATATTTTTAATCTCCCAATCCATTGGAAAGCTGTCATGGAAGAGGGCTTAAAAGCTAGGCTTATCAAAAACGCGGGATGGCTTTTTGGGGCCGAGGTTATATCCAAGTTGCTAGCGTACGGTGTAATAGTTATCTTGAGCAGAACCCTTGGACCGGAAGGGCTGGGTCAGTACTCCTTCATATTTTATTATATAGGACTCCTTGGGATATTCTCCGACTTGGGAGTTGGATATTATTTCATGAGGGAAGTAGCAAGGGATAAGGGAAAAGCCAAGGAGCTTCTACCCGATGTCCTGGGGTTCAAGATAGTTCTAGCATTGTTGAATTTCCTTGTAGTCGTTACATTGACGCTGTTCCTTCCAAAGCCGGGGTGGATGAAGATTTTGATAATTCTAGCTGGAGCAGAGGGCATGCTTACTTGGATCGCGTACCTCTTCGTCAGAATTATGTACGCACATGAAGTTACAAAGTACGAGGCAATTGCCCGAGTTATCGAGAGAACTTGGGCATTTTTCGTTGGCGGTGCGGTTCTTTACGCTTATCGCTCACTTACACCATTCATTCTTGTAATCCTTCTAGGATATACATTGAGGGAGATCCTCAGGATAAAATGGGGCTCACAGTTTTTGAATACAGTTAAAATCCGTTTTAAGCCCGGGGTTTGGGTCTCGCTCCTTAAAGAATCATACCCATTCTGGCTTATTGGTCTTTTTACACTCATCTACTACCGCACAGACATGGTGATGCTAAGTCTGATGAGGGGGGACTATGAGACCGGGATCTACAGGGCTGCTTACACGTTAATAGAAGTCTCGCTCTTCGTTCCGAACATAGTGGTCTCGACAACGATGCCCTCAATGGCAAGGCTGTGGGTGGAGGACAGAAAAACATTAAACCTTCTCTTCAGAAAGAGCTTCCAGATGCTCCTAGGGATCGGCATCCTTGGGGTAGCCGGTTATTACGTCCTCGCGAGACTTGGGATAACCATTGTCTTCGGAGAGAAGTTCCTTCCCAGCGTGCCCGTTTTAAGAATTCTAGCTTTCGCTATACCCTTCATGTTCCTAAACTCGCTCTTTGGGAGCTTCATGAATGCTACTGGAAGGGAGCTGACGTTTACGAAGATAACCAGTTTTACGGCTTTGCTGAACGTTGTGTTAAACTATATCCTCATACGCTATTACGGTGCGAGCGGGGCAGCAGTAGCGACTGTGGTGAGTCAAGTTTTCTTGCTTTTTTTAGCAATAACAAAAAGTAAGGATGAGTTTAGATAGTTGTCACTTAATCTTGCCCTTTTAACTTTAAATTGGAGATATCTTTCATACGATAATCTCCTTATAATTTCACTATATAACCTTGAAGGAGAAAGGAGAGAGACTAGAAAATATCTTAGAAGTCTCCTAGCAAATGATAGTTGGTTCTTCTTATCTCCTATCCTTGCTACTAAATTTAATCCTTCTAGAGCTCGTATGAGGATGGGATTTTGAGTATAGGATCCTAATATATTAAGTTATTAAGTATAGAGAAACCTGTCGCTTTTAGCTGTGTTATGAATTCCTGTGGGCTTACTTCATTTATGTGATCTTTAGTATATGCATCAATGTCATATACTCTCTTATTAGGAGTCGAAATAAATAAGAGCCCATCAGATTTCAAAAGAGATTTTATATTTTCGAGTAAAATCTTACTATTTTCCGGTGGAACATGTTCATAGACTTAAAAACACGTTATAACGTCAAAAAATCCATACTTTGAACGAAGGTACTCTACAGTACTCTCATCAGTTATATCTCCCAATAGGCATGTAGCATTAGATAATTTTTTGGAGAGTACCTTGTTTGCTAATTCAATACTCTTTTTGTCTAAATCCACTCCAACAAATTTACATTCCGGACATAATTTACTCATGATATAAATCCCATAACCCTTTGAACAACCTACATCTAATATCATTAATGGTCTTGCATTCTTCTTATTAGTTATTTGAACAGCAGAAAGAATTTGGTATTATATTCTCCAAGTCTAGACTTCAAATATCTTGAAGATCCTTGAGCATTTCAATTAATTCATCCCCTATCGGCATTTGAATCACCCTCTAGTAAGATATCATAAATTTTAAGAAGTTTTTTAGACTCTCTTTCCCAATTGTATTTACTACCAATCGAATATGCCCTTTTTCCAAATTTGATTATTAATTTTGGATTCTCAATAAGAGTAATTAGGGCTTTTTTAATTTCCTCAACTTCACAGTTAACGACCAGGCCAATCTTATAATCCTTTACAAATTTTCCACTTGCCGTTCCTTTGCCAGCTAGGCAGGCTCTTCCCACTACTATAGCCTCAAAAAGCTTATTTGCTAATCCTATCCTATAAAGAGGGTCTTTTGAGTTAAAAACTAGGTACACTAAGCTTCCTTTTTTGGTTACATTTAAAACTTGCTCCCTTGGTATAAAGCCCAAATACTTTACAGGGAAATTATTCGAATGCATCACAATTACATCAGAGATTCCTTTGACTTCTGGCCCTGCAAATATTCCCTCGATTTTATGCCCAATTTTTGAGATGGCCTTAACAAGCTCCAAGATACAACGGTTTTTGTCAAACCCACCAATATACACTACTCGCAGGGTAGAAATATCTGGACGTTCCCATTTGCTTTCTCTTCTCTGCTTCATATTTCTTACTAATCGAACCTTTGGATAAAATCTAAGGAAATACTCTGCAGCACCTTTAGAGACGGTTATAATAACATCAACATGCCTACTTACGAAATATTGTTCTCTCCATACTGGCTCTCTGAGAAATTTTGGGATCAGACCTCTTAGAAACATATAACTCCAGATTTCATGCGAGTCATATATAACTCTGACACCTAACTTTTTCTTAAGCCATACTCCTATCGGGAGATCTGGCCAATCATGGACATGAACTATTCTAAATTTCCAGTTTTTATATAGCTGTAAAGCCATCCTGTAAGCTAATATTTGCCATATTGGAACTTTCAATATCTCAAATGGTATTAACATTTCAAATATTTTTGGGATTTTTATTCGAATTATTTCAACACCATTAATTATCTCATGGGGAGGATATTGACCTTTTCTATCCCAAGCTATAACCTTGACATTATACCCTCCCTTGGTTAGACTTTCAGCCTCGGCGGTAAC belongs to Pyrococcus abyssi GE5 and includes:
- a CDS encoding flippase, yielding MEEGLKARLIKNAGWLFGAEVISKLLAYGVIVILSRTLGPEGLGQYSFIFYYIGLLGIFSDLGVGYYFMREVARDKGKAKELLPDVLGFKIVLALLNFLVVVTLTLFLPKPGWMKILIILAGAEGMLTWIAYLFVRIMYAHEVTKYEAIARVIERTWAFFVGGAVLYAYRSLTPFILVILLGYTLREILRIKWGSQFLNTVKIRFKPGVWVSLLKESYPFWLIGLFTLIYYRTDMVMLSLMRGDYETGIYRAAYTLIEVSLFVPNIVVSTTMPSMARLWVEDRKTLNLLFRKSFQMLLGIGILGVAGYYVLARLGITIVFGEKFLPSVPVLRILAFAIPFMFLNSLFGSFMNATGRELTFTKITSFTALLNVVLNYILIRYYGASGAAVATVVSQVFLLFLAITKSKDEFR
- a CDS encoding class I SAM-dependent methyltransferase gives rise to the protein MKSDGLLFISTPNKRVYDIDAYTKDHINEVSPQEFITQLKATGFSILNNLIY
- a CDS encoding class I SAM-dependent methyltransferase, which codes for MILDVGCSKGYGIYIMSKLCPECKFVGVDLDKKSIELANKVLSKKLSNATCLLGDITDESTVEYLRSKYGFFDVITCF
- a CDS encoding glycosyltransferase, with amino-acid sequence MSENVLMILNNHYTHDPRVTAEAESLTKGGYNVKVIAWDRKGQYPPHEIINGVEIIRIKIPKIFEMLIPFEILKVPIWQILAYRMALQLYKNWKFRIVHVHDWPDLPIGVWLKKKLGVRVIYDSHEIWSYMFLRGLIPKFLREPVWREQYFVSRHVDVIITVSKGAAEYFLRFYPKVRLVRNMKQRRESKWERPDISTLRVVYIGGFDKNRCILELVKAISKIGHKIEGIFAGPEVKGISDVIVMHSNNFPVKYLGFIPREQVLNVTKKGSLVYLVFNSKDPLYRIGLANKLFEAIVVGRACLAGKGTASGKFVKDYKIGLVVNCEVEEIKKALITLIENPKLIIKFGKRAYSIGSKYNWERESKKLLKIYDILLEGDSNADRG